From Sphingomonas nostoxanthinifaciens, a single genomic window includes:
- a CDS encoding LysR family transcriptional regulator has protein sequence MLDNALAYFYEAANLGSMRLASEKIGVAVSSISRQIAQLEQELGTPLIERGRRSIRLTEAGRMTVDFYRDQLADREALMNRLRDLREMKTGRIDLAVGEGFLGRSFSQAVDAFQRRNPGIALSVLSGTTSEIVRMVLEDEAHIGMIFHTSNEPKIRTRASIAQPLEVLCAPTHPAAAFAALTLQDLKAFRICLPPPGFGIRRLLGDAEKRAQTWLDAAVTTTSLHLMRDLARWGRVVTVLPRIAAVAELEEGALVSRPLLDAELEHSTVSLIHRMGRQLDGAPARLLGQLEARLKTWTEAGR, from the coding sequence TTGCTGGATAATGCGCTGGCCTATTTCTACGAGGCCGCCAATCTCGGCTCGATGCGGCTCGCCAGCGAGAAGATCGGCGTCGCCGTGTCGTCGATCAGCCGGCAGATCGCGCAGCTCGAACAGGAACTCGGTACGCCGCTGATCGAGCGCGGCCGCCGCTCGATCCGCCTGACCGAGGCCGGACGGATGACGGTCGATTTCTACCGCGATCAGCTCGCCGATCGCGAGGCGCTGATGAACCGGCTGCGCGACCTGCGCGAGATGAAGACGGGCCGGATCGATCTCGCGGTGGGCGAAGGGTTCCTCGGTCGTTCCTTCTCGCAGGCGGTCGATGCATTCCAGCGGCGCAACCCCGGCATCGCGCTTTCGGTGCTGAGCGGCACGACCAGCGAGATCGTGCGGATGGTGCTGGAGGACGAGGCGCATATCGGCATGATCTTCCACACCTCGAACGAGCCCAAGATCCGCACCCGTGCGAGTATCGCCCAGCCGCTCGAGGTGCTGTGCGCGCCCACCCATCCGGCGGCGGCGTTCGCGGCGCTGACGCTGCAGGATCTCAAGGCGTTCCGCATCTGCCTGCCGCCGCCGGGCTTCGGCATCCGGCGGCTGCTCGGTGACGCCGAGAAGCGCGCGCAGACGTGGCTCGACGCGGCGGTGACCACCACCTCGCTCCACCTCATGCGCGATCTCGCGCGGTGGGGCCGCGTGGTGACGGTGCTGCCGCGGATCGCCGCCGTGGCCGAGCTGGAGGAAGGTGCGCTGGTCTCGCGGCCGCTATTGGACGCCGAACTCGAGCATTCGACGGTCAGCCTGATCCACCGCATGGGGCGGCAGCTCGACGGCGCGCCGGCGCGGCTGCTCGGCCAGCTCGAGGCGCGGCTCAAGACATGGACCGAGGCCGGCCGCTGA
- a CDS encoding dihydrodipicolinate synthase family protein codes for MSDKRARVGWRGYIPAIVTPFAADGALDLGGLGAMLEWLHAEGMHGLILAGTTGEWTSMSADERAALFSAAGAQLADKLPLIAGCSSFTARETIAFAVHAAAQGFEGILVTPPPYIRPNEDELFGFYTEVAAGSPLPVCIYNWPPGTAIDMPVALLERLAGIDNVVAIKQSTSDLRRFTETFFRLNDTVRIFGHSMDEHGLALLEARGGDGTMGAGGVLGRVQPDFYNHLWAGDIAAARACGRKDRAILEDWYTPELTGRFGSGPAVLKAALRLRGVPAGFVRAPLREVSPAYDAAIRETLARLDCL; via the coding sequence TTGAGCGACAAACGCGCGCGTGTGGGCTGGCGCGGCTATATCCCGGCGATCGTGACGCCGTTCGCGGCCGATGGTGCGCTGGATCTCGGCGGGCTGGGCGCTATGCTGGAATGGCTGCATGCCGAGGGCATGCACGGGCTGATCCTCGCCGGCACGACGGGCGAATGGACCAGCATGTCGGCCGACGAGCGCGCCGCCTTGTTCAGTGCGGCGGGCGCGCAACTCGCGGATAAGCTGCCTTTGATCGCCGGTTGCAGCAGCTTCACCGCGCGCGAGACGATCGCCTTTGCCGTACATGCCGCGGCACAGGGTTTCGAGGGCATCCTCGTGACGCCGCCTCCCTACATCCGACCGAACGAAGACGAGTTGTTCGGCTTCTATACCGAGGTCGCCGCCGGTTCGCCGTTGCCGGTGTGCATCTACAATTGGCCACCCGGCACCGCGATCGACATGCCGGTGGCGTTGCTGGAGCGCCTGGCAGGGATCGACAATGTCGTTGCCATCAAGCAGTCCACCAGCGATCTGCGCCGTTTCACCGAGACGTTCTTCCGCCTGAACGACACCGTCCGCATATTCGGCCACAGCATGGACGAGCATGGCCTTGCATTGCTGGAGGCGCGCGGCGGCGACGGCACGATGGGCGCGGGCGGCGTGCTCGGCCGCGTCCAGCCCGATTTCTACAATCACCTCTGGGCCGGCGACATCGCTGCCGCGCGCGCCTGTGGCCGCAAGGACCGCGCCATTCTGGAGGATTGGTACACCCCCGAGCTGACCGGGCGCTTCGGCTCCGGGCCCGCTGTGTTGAAGGCGGCGCTTCGCCTGCGCGGTGTGCCTGCGGGCTTCGTGCGGGCACCGCTGCGCGAGGTGAGCCCGGCCTATGATGCCGCCATTCGGGAAACGCTGGCGCGGCTCGACTGCCTCTAG
- a CDS encoding TonB-dependent receptor: MLTALLAGSSIFVATGAHAQAADTTTGSAQAAPADSSANGGDIVVTALKRSTRVQDTPLAISAVTGDSLAKAGNTSFTDLSRSAPSLRIIDSGPGQRRVLIRGIQAAGEPTVGVYYDESPVAGSVGTTSDAASSTPDFRLFDVERAEVLRGPQGTLFGSGSMGGTIRVIFAKPKMDKIEAAVSLDGQSVQHGKQGGSVDAMVNLPVIDDKIAVRLVGFYQKFAGYVDNVRLGLHDINDGHSYGGRALVRLTPTERLTIDLAAYYQKVATGSPRWVLETGTPYTTNARAESGNYDTDRMYSGTLHYDLDFATLTAVTSYFDRNKITDGDVSNTFLGRDNAAGCQTYLTKTRACTTGELSGYLTDTRALYSSSLYQPQYVHDWTNELRLSSPGTGRFNWTAGVFGENRKSSVRSTLLLADPTTGSLLPFVAQNIKYDRTIDDHLKQFAAFLELSYKIMPDLTFTAGARYYNYHKTVGGRIDVGQIHYGSVVTPETVAKSKEDGVIGKFNLSWQAKPGLLVYAQAAQGFRPGGVNQVVGLPANLAPYTSDSLWNYEVGVKATVTRGVYLNLSGYRIDWDNIQVSGRTSGLTSVFGFITNAGAARIYGGEAELTATLMRGLTLSANLGYTDAYLTKDQLNSFIGASGTTGRKGDQLAYVPKVTAGGSLEYVRPLTGSVDLFLHTDANRVGGSYSTIAPTDTTRRHLPSYVVGNARVGVQGHDEEWGAYFYVNNLADTVAIVSESTSSNTTGQTLTYSLPPRTFGINLMHKF; encoded by the coding sequence TTGCTTACCGCTCTGCTCGCCGGCTCGAGCATATTCGTAGCGACCGGTGCCCATGCTCAGGCCGCCGATACGACGACCGGCTCTGCTCAAGCTGCACCGGCCGACAGTTCGGCCAATGGTGGCGATATCGTCGTCACCGCATTGAAGCGCAGCACGCGCGTCCAGGATACGCCGCTCGCCATTTCGGCCGTCACCGGTGACTCGCTCGCCAAGGCCGGCAACACCAGCTTCACCGATCTCAGCCGCTCTGCGCCCAGCCTGCGCATCATCGATAGCGGCCCCGGTCAGCGCCGCGTCCTGATCCGCGGCATCCAGGCGGCCGGCGAGCCGACCGTCGGCGTTTATTATGACGAAAGCCCGGTTGCGGGCTCGGTCGGCACGACCAGCGACGCTGCCTCTTCCACCCCCGACTTCCGCCTGTTCGACGTCGAACGTGCCGAGGTGCTGCGCGGCCCGCAGGGTACGCTGTTCGGCTCGGGCTCGATGGGCGGTACGATCCGCGTCATCTTCGCCAAGCCGAAGATGGACAAGATCGAAGCAGCCGTCAGCCTCGATGGCCAGAGCGTCCAGCATGGCAAGCAGGGCGGCTCGGTCGACGCCATGGTCAACCTGCCGGTGATCGACGACAAGATCGCGGTGCGCCTCGTCGGCTTCTACCAGAAGTTCGCCGGCTATGTGGACAACGTCCGGCTCGGCCTGCACGACATCAACGACGGCCACTCCTATGGCGGCCGTGCGCTGGTGCGCCTGACGCCGACCGAGCGGCTGACGATCGACCTCGCCGCTTACTATCAGAAGGTCGCGACCGGGTCGCCGCGCTGGGTGCTCGAGACGGGCACGCCCTATACCACCAATGCACGCGCGGAGTCGGGCAATTACGATACCGACCGCATGTATTCCGGTACGTTGCACTATGATCTCGACTTCGCGACCCTGACCGCGGTAACCTCCTATTTCGACCGCAACAAGATCACCGATGGCGACGTTTCCAACACCTTCCTCGGTCGCGACAACGCCGCGGGCTGCCAGACCTATCTCACCAAGACGCGCGCCTGCACCACCGGCGAGCTGTCGGGCTACCTGACCGATACGCGCGCGCTCTACTCGTCGAGCCTCTATCAGCCGCAATATGTCCACGACTGGACGAACGAGCTGCGGTTGAGCTCGCCCGGCACCGGCCGCTTCAACTGGACAGCCGGCGTGTTTGGCGAGAACCGCAAGTCCTCGGTGCGTTCGACCCTGCTGCTGGCGGACCCGACGACGGGCAGCCTGCTGCCGTTCGTCGCGCAGAACATCAAATATGATCGCACGATCGACGATCATCTCAAGCAGTTCGCCGCCTTCCTCGAACTGTCCTACAAGATCATGCCCGACCTGACGTTCACCGCGGGCGCGCGTTACTATAATTACCACAAGACGGTGGGTGGCCGCATCGACGTCGGCCAGATCCATTACGGCTCGGTCGTGACGCCGGAGACGGTCGCCAAGTCGAAGGAAGACGGCGTCATCGGCAAGTTCAACCTGTCGTGGCAGGCCAAGCCGGGCCTGCTGGTCTATGCGCAGGCGGCGCAGGGCTTCCGCCCGGGTGGCGTCAACCAGGTGGTGGGCCTCCCCGCCAACTTGGCACCTTACACGTCGGACAGCCTGTGGAACTATGAGGTTGGCGTGAAGGCGACGGTGACGCGCGGCGTCTACCTGAACCTGTCGGGCTACCGGATCGACTGGGACAACATCCAGGTTTCGGGCCGTACGTCGGGCCTGACGTCGGTGTTCGGCTTCATCACGAATGCCGGCGCGGCGCGCATCTATGGCGGCGAGGCGGAACTGACCGCGACGCTGATGCGCGGCCTGACGCTGTCGGCTAACCTCGGCTACACCGACGCCTATCTGACCAAGGATCAGCTCAACAGCTTCATCGGTGCCAGCGGCACGACCGGCCGCAAGGGCGATCAGCTGGCGTACGTGCCGAAGGTCACGGCCGGCGGCTCGCTCGAATATGTCCGCCCGCTGACCGGCTCGGTGGACCTGTTCCTGCACACCGATGCGAACCGCGTCGGCGGATCGTACAGCACGATCGCGCCGACCGACACGACGCGCCGCCACCTGCCCTCCTACGTGGTCGGCAACGCCCGCGTCGGCGTGCAGGGCCATGACGAGGAATGGGGCGCCTACTTCTACGTCAACAACCTTGCCGACACGGTGGCGATCGTGAGCGAGAGCACGAGCTCGAACACGACCGGGCAGACGCTGACGTACAGCCTGCCGCCACGGACCTTCGGCATCAACCTGATGCACAAGTTCTGA
- a CDS encoding amidohydrolase family protein has protein sequence MRSLRTYLGSAALAAAFIAPVVAALAQGTPQPAPGTFVAAERPEKSTAIPAPARQKGEGMGPFRRLVIRGVTLIDGSGSPPRGPVDIIIEGNRIAEIKQAGTPGLALKSGRPPYDADYEVDASGMYVLPGFIDMHVHGSTADKAPDLSYTYKLWLAHGVTTVRGVPLAPFETSLSEKARSARNEIVAPRIYAYQRPGEGKGWTGGVVNTPAKARAWVDWAAKQGIDGVKILNTPDQDPDTFAALCDEARKMHIGTVSHLSATGEGRMDAVEAGDVGLNTVTHHYGHFESLLKNGQIQDFRPDYNYNNEQDRFGDVADLAAQSYDPGSPEWMAYLAHQKANHVVFDPTMTIYLASRDLMRMRNADWHDKYTMPQLWDFYQSSRENHGSYFYDWTTATEIKWKNFYWKFMRLMNDYKNMGGRVTTGSDSGFIFETYGFGYIQELELFQEAGFNPLQVVTAATLNGALTLADPKGEVPEMGTVRVGKLADLVIVKENPLQNFKTLYGTGALRLNEQTHKLERVGGVSYTVKDGIVYDAKKLLAEVADMVAAEKRKRGLPDALVRP, from the coding sequence ATGCGCTCGCTTCGCACCTATCTCGGCTCCGCGGCGCTGGCCGCAGCCTTCATCGCCCCGGTGGTCGCCGCCCTCGCCCAGGGCACGCCCCAACCCGCCCCCGGCACGTTCGTCGCCGCCGAGCGGCCCGAGAAGAGCACCGCCATTCCTGCCCCGGCCCGCCAGAAGGGCGAAGGCATGGGGCCGTTCCGCCGCCTCGTCATCCGCGGCGTCACGCTGATCGACGGCAGCGGCTCGCCGCCGCGCGGCCCGGTGGATATCATCATCGAGGGCAACCGCATCGCCGAGATCAAGCAGGCGGGCACGCCGGGCCTCGCGCTCAAGTCCGGCCGGCCGCCCTACGACGCCGATTACGAGGTCGATGCCAGCGGCATGTACGTGCTGCCCGGCTTCATCGACATGCACGTCCACGGCTCGACCGCCGACAAGGCGCCCGATCTCAGCTACACCTACAAGCTCTGGCTCGCCCACGGCGTGACCACGGTGCGCGGCGTGCCGCTGGCGCCGTTCGAAACCTCGCTGAGCGAGAAGGCACGTTCGGCCCGCAACGAGATCGTGGCGCCGCGCATCTACGCCTATCAGCGCCCCGGCGAGGGCAAGGGCTGGACCGGCGGCGTCGTCAACACCCCCGCCAAGGCGCGCGCGTGGGTCGACTGGGCCGCCAAGCAGGGCATCGACGGCGTCAAGATCCTCAACACCCCCGATCAGGATCCCGACACCTTCGCCGCGCTCTGCGACGAAGCGCGCAAGATGCATATCGGCACCGTCTCGCACCTCTCCGCCACCGGCGAGGGCCGGATGGATGCGGTCGAGGCGGGTGATGTCGGGCTGAATACCGTCACCCACCATTATGGCCATTTCGAATCGCTGTTGAAGAACGGCCAGATCCAGGATTTCCGCCCGGACTATAATTACAATAACGAGCAGGATCGCTTCGGCGATGTGGCCGATCTGGCGGCGCAAAGCTATGATCCGGGCTCGCCCGAATGGATGGCCTATCTCGCCCACCAGAAGGCCAACCATGTCGTCTTCGATCCGACGATGACGATCTACCTCGCCTCGCGCGATCTGATGCGGATGCGCAACGCCGACTGGCACGACAAATATACGATGCCGCAGCTGTGGGATTTCTATCAGTCGTCGCGCGAGAATCATGGCTCCTATTTCTACGACTGGACCACGGCGACCGAGATCAAGTGGAAGAACTTCTACTGGAAGTTCATGCGCCTGATGAACGACTATAAGAATATGGGCGGCCGCGTGACGACCGGCTCCGACAGCGGCTTCATCTTCGAGACCTATGGCTTCGGCTATATCCAGGAGCTGGAACTGTTCCAGGAAGCCGGCTTCAACCCGCTGCAGGTCGTCACCGCCGCCACGCTCAACGGCGCGCTGACGCTCGCCGATCCGAAGGGCGAAGTTCCGGAGATGGGCACGGTTCGCGTCGGCAAGCTCGCCGATCTGGTGATCGTGAAGGAAAACCCGCTGCAGAATTTCAAGACGCTCTACGGCACCGGCGCGCTGCGCCTCAACGAGCAGACCCACAAGCTCGAGCGGGTCGGCGGCGTCAGCTACACGGTCAAGGACGGCATTGTTTACGACGCCAAGAAGCTGCTCGCCGAGGTGGCCGACATGGTCGCGGCCGAGAAGCGCAAGCGCGGCCTGCCCGACGCGCTCGTGCGGCCGTGA
- a CDS encoding M24 family metallopeptidase, translating to MTDSLDQTRRKVMKYSALGLVGSALMSRTDKVAAMQTATSPTSPNSVTGKLKAGYKKHSEALLLPRHYGGKDQPPAPATYDMLSTDWHRRQMNLLFAMAAERGVQAVLLRQPVNVQYFTGYWYRSTERPQVAFMNKDDQAPWYFHPVIDNQLVRAGWFGGEKIYFDFPHAPGGFPNEGKVVTAPGVDMMEFMLEGVRDKGVQGTKIGIDGELYPSELAKLKKVMPNIEPVNIADLIRDIRITKTPEELALWSRAYTYTDRGHAFARDYLLTYGTDITDLELQLATELWLSDTLYQDLDLAGGLMNRGVGSAVHAAVRAGRTNSYPHPNQPYYSRILKNQPLQIIAVAMIGNCGGENYRMFQIADQAGKFDAHGTKMWEVTQHCCDIQRDMQKEGAVCGDIAYAIHKYQVDEGMQKYIYHRPGHGEASEGHYPPYIALGDRTVLKQNSVFSEEPGLYDPEGGVGYNWSDNIVTGKDTGYRMSFVPYTKEWSFVKL from the coding sequence ATGACGGACTCGCTCGATCAGACGCGGCGCAAGGTGATGAAATATTCGGCGCTCGGCCTCGTCGGCAGCGCGCTGATGAGCCGGACCGACAAGGTGGCGGCGATGCAGACCGCGACCTCGCCCACCTCCCCCAATTCCGTCACCGGAAAGCTCAAGGCCGGCTACAAGAAGCATAGCGAGGCTTTGCTGCTGCCGCGTCATTATGGCGGCAAGGATCAACCGCCGGCGCCGGCCACCTACGACATGCTGTCGACCGACTGGCATCGCCGCCAGATGAACCTACTGTTCGCGATGGCGGCGGAGCGCGGCGTGCAGGCGGTGCTGCTGCGTCAGCCGGTCAACGTCCAATATTTCACCGGCTATTGGTATCGCTCGACCGAGCGCCCGCAGGTCGCCTTCATGAACAAGGACGATCAGGCGCCGTGGTATTTCCACCCCGTCATCGACAACCAGCTGGTGCGCGCCGGCTGGTTCGGCGGCGAGAAGATCTATTTCGACTTCCCCCACGCGCCGGGCGGCTTCCCCAACGAGGGCAAGGTCGTCACCGCACCCGGCGTCGACATGATGGAATTCATGCTGGAGGGCGTGCGCGACAAGGGCGTGCAGGGCACCAAGATCGGCATCGATGGCGAACTCTATCCGTCCGAGCTCGCCAAGCTGAAGAAAGTGATGCCCAATATCGAGCCGGTGAACATCGCCGACCTGATCCGCGACATCCGCATCACCAAGACCCCCGAGGAACTGGCGCTGTGGAGCCGCGCTTATACCTATACCGATCGCGGCCATGCCTTCGCGCGCGACTATCTGCTGACCTACGGCACCGACATCACCGATCTGGAGCTACAGCTCGCCACCGAATTGTGGCTCAGCGACACGCTCTATCAGGATCTCGATCTGGCCGGCGGGCTGATGAACCGCGGCGTCGGATCCGCCGTGCATGCGGCGGTGCGCGCCGGCCGCACCAATAGCTACCCGCATCCCAACCAGCCTTATTATTCGCGCATCCTGAAAAACCAGCCGCTGCAGATCATCGCCGTCGCCATGATCGGCAATTGCGGCGGCGAGAATTACCGCATGTTCCAGATCGCCGATCAGGCGGGCAAGTTCGACGCGCATGGCACGAAGATGTGGGAGGTCACCCAGCATTGCTGCGACATCCAGCGCGACATGCAGAAGGAGGGCGCGGTGTGCGGCGACATCGCTTATGCCATCCATAAATATCAGGTCGACGAGGGGATGCAGAAGTATATCTACCACCGTCCCGGCCACGGCGAGGCGAGCGAGGGCCATTATCCGCCCTACATCGCGCTCGGCGACCGCACCGTGCTCAAGCAGAACTCGGTCTTCTCGGAAGAGCCGGGGCTGTACGATCCCGAAGGCGGCGTCGGCTATAATTGGAGCGACAATATCGTGACCGGCAAGGATACCGGTTACCGCATGAGCTTCGTGCCCTATACGAAGGAATGGTCGTTCGTGAAGTTGTGA
- a CDS encoding amidohydrolase family protein — translation MVRKKLLGLAAGAAMALVGASVSLAQQTVAPAAPSAAVKSPLKGSWGPAPARNSSESVGPFRKLVIRGATLIDGSGGPPMGPIDIVIEGNRIVAVNQAGWPGLPMKADREPRDADYEIDAHGMYVMPGFIDCHVHGAGTDKAPDLGYNYKLWLAHGVTTVRGVPLASPEMASSEKNRSARNEIAAPRIFNYQTLGAGWSGGTVDTVEKARAWVQWAAKNNIDGIKFFNRPNETPEITSAAIDEAHKHNMGTVAHLSQNGVANFNARQAGEAGLDTVTHFYGHFESLLKDATIQKFRSDYDYNNEQDRFGSVADLFDQSYEPGSPQWIAYLAEQKANHVNFDPTFNIYAASRDLMRARNADWHSVYTTPELWDYFQSTRDNHGSYFYDWTTDDEVRWKNFYKKFMTLINDYKNMGGHVTIGTDSGFIWKLYGFAYIEELELFREAGFTPLEVIRTATKNGAETLWSPKHEAPPVGIVRPGMLADLVIAPENPLANLKTLYGSGFLRLNPKTNKVERVGGVKYTIKDGIVYDAHRLLQEVAETVSSEKKRMGRPDGLPVQP, via the coding sequence ATGGTTCGGAAGAAGTTGTTGGGATTGGCCGCGGGCGCGGCAATGGCGCTGGTGGGCGCGTCGGTGTCGCTGGCGCAGCAGACGGTTGCGCCCGCCGCGCCTTCGGCGGCGGTAAAGAGCCCGCTCAAGGGCAGCTGGGGCCCCGCCCCCGCGCGCAACTCCAGCGAAAGCGTCGGCCCGTTCCGCAAGCTGGTGATCCGCGGCGCGACCTTGATCGACGGTTCGGGCGGCCCGCCAATGGGGCCGATCGACATCGTGATCGAGGGCAACCGCATCGTCGCGGTCAATCAGGCCGGCTGGCCGGGCCTGCCGATGAAGGCCGATCGCGAGCCGCGCGACGCGGATTACGAGATCGATGCGCACGGCATGTACGTGATGCCGGGCTTCATCGACTGCCACGTCCACGGCGCGGGCACCGACAAGGCACCCGACCTCGGCTATAATTACAAGCTTTGGCTGGCGCACGGCGTGACGACGGTGCGCGGCGTGCCGCTTGCGTCGCCCGAAATGGCCTCGAGCGAGAAGAACCGCTCCGCGCGCAACGAGATCGCCGCACCGCGCATCTTCAACTATCAGACGCTCGGCGCCGGCTGGAGCGGCGGCACGGTCGACACCGTCGAGAAGGCGCGCGCCTGGGTGCAGTGGGCCGCGAAGAACAATATCGACGGCATCAAGTTCTTCAACCGTCCGAACGAGACCCCGGAGATCACGTCCGCCGCGATCGACGAGGCGCACAAGCACAACATGGGCACCGTCGCCCATCTGTCGCAAAACGGCGTCGCCAATTTCAATGCGCGCCAGGCGGGCGAGGCCGGGCTTGACACGGTCACCCACTTTTACGGCCACTTCGAGTCGCTGCTGAAGGATGCGACTATCCAGAAGTTCCGCAGCGACTATGACTATAATAACGAGCAGGATCGCTTCGGCAGCGTCGCCGACCTGTTCGATCAGAGCTACGAGCCGGGCTCGCCGCAGTGGATCGCCTATCTGGCCGAGCAGAAGGCAAACCACGTCAACTTCGACCCGACCTTCAACATCTACGCCGCCTCGCGCGATCTGATGCGCGCGCGCAATGCCGACTGGCACTCGGTCTACACCACGCCCGAGCTGTGGGATTATTTCCAGTCGACACGCGACAATCACGGCTCGTATTTCTACGACTGGACGACCGACGACGAGGTCCGCTGGAAGAACTTCTACAAGAAGTTCATGACGCTCATCAACGACTACAAGAATATGGGCGGCCACGTCACGATCGGCACCGACTCGGGCTTCATCTGGAAGCTGTACGGCTTCGCCTACATCGAGGAGCTGGAACTGTTCCGCGAGGCGGGCTTCACTCCGCTCGAGGTGATCCGTACCGCCACAAAGAACGGCGCCGAGACCTTGTGGTCGCCGAAGCATGAGGCGCCGCCGGTCGGCATCGTGCGTCCGGGCATGCTCGCCGATCTGGTGATCGCGCCCGAAAACCCGCTGGCGAACCTGAAGACACTCTACGGCAGCGGTTTCCTGCGGCTCAATCCCAAGACCAACAAGGTCGAGCGCGTCGGCGGCGTGAAATATACGATCAAGGACGGCATCGTCTACGACGCGCACCGCCTGCTGCAGGAGGTGGCCGAGACGGTCTCGTCCGAGAAGAAGCGCATGGGCCGGCCCGACGGTCTGCCCGTGCAACCCTGA
- a CDS encoding Lrp/AsnC ligand binding domain-containing protein has product MVIDEIDRRILRAVQADGRITNQDLAALVGLSPSACHERLRRLRESGHIVGFTALLDPAKLDRALVVFVEVLLNRTTDDIFKDFADAVQRLPEVLECYMVAGGFDYLIKMRMRDMAAYRRFLGETLSRLPSVRETRTYAVLEEVKNTTLLPV; this is encoded by the coding sequence ATGGTGATTGACGAGATCGACCGACGCATCCTGCGTGCGGTGCAGGCCGACGGGCGCATCACCAATCAGGATCTCGCGGCGCTGGTCGGCCTGTCGCCGTCTGCCTGCCACGAACGGTTGCGGCGGCTGCGCGAAAGCGGCCATATCGTCGGCTTCACCGCCTTGCTCGATCCCGCCAAGCTGGACCGCGCCTTGGTGGTGTTCGTCGAGGTGCTGCTCAACCGCACGACCGACGACATCTTCAAGGATTTCGCCGATGCGGTGCAGCGCCTGCCCGAGGTGCTCGAATGCTATATGGTGGCGGGCGGCTTCGATTATCTGATCAAGATGCGGATGCGCGACATGGCCGCCTATCGCCGCTTCCTCGGCGAGACGCTGAGCCGTTTGCCGAGCGTCCGCGAGACCCGCACCTACGCCGTGCTGGAAGAGGTCAAGAATACGACCTTGCTGCCGGTTTAA
- a CDS encoding GNAT family N-acetyltransferase produces the protein MDELTIRRTEPRDAEAIWAIIGPTIAAGETYALPRDMDQADALAYWTGADRETWVAEADGTVIGTYYLRVNQAGGGAHVANCGYMSATAATGRGVARRMCLHSLARAREVGFRAIQFNFVVSTNVRAVRLWEHLGFAIVGRLPAAFDHPTLGQVDALVMFQTLDAPAVVECEIEIQHGD, from the coding sequence GTGGACGAGCTGACGATCAGGCGCACCGAGCCGCGCGATGCCGAAGCGATCTGGGCGATCATCGGCCCAACGATCGCCGCCGGCGAAACCTACGCACTGCCGCGCGACATGGACCAGGCAGATGCGCTCGCTTACTGGACCGGTGCCGATCGCGAGACGTGGGTCGCCGAGGCGGACGGCACCGTGATCGGCACGTATTATCTGCGCGTCAATCAGGCCGGGGGGGGCGCGCATGTCGCCAATTGCGGTTACATGAGCGCCACCGCGGCGACCGGCCGGGGCGTCGCGCGACGGATGTGCCTGCACTCGTTGGCGCGCGCGCGCGAGGTCGGCTTCCGCGCGATCCAGTTCAACTTCGTCGTCAGCACGAATGTGCGCGCGGTGCGGCTGTGGGAGCATCTGGGGTTCGCGATCGTGGGGCGTCTGCCGGCGGCGTTCGATCATCCGACGCTCGGCCAGGTCGATGCGCTGGTGATGTTCCAGACGCTGGACGCCCCGGCGGTCGTCGAGTGCGAGATCGAGATACAGCATGGTGATTGA
- the queE gene encoding 7-carboxy-7-deazaguanine synthase codes for MSYAVKEMFLTLQGEGVQAGRRAVFVRFAGCNLWSGREEDRADAACTFCDTDFVGMDGTLGGRYRDAASVAGQAADLWGEGGPTGGKRFVVLTGGEPLLQVDDPLIAALKGEGFEIAVETNGTIAAPAGLDWICVSPKAGNAVVQRSGDELKMVWPQSGLDPAAMEGWAFDHHLVQPLDGPDRDAASDACIAFVLARPRWRLSVQTHKMLGLR; via the coding sequence ATGAGCTATGCCGTCAAGGAGATGTTCCTGACGCTGCAGGGCGAGGGCGTACAGGCGGGGCGGCGCGCGGTGTTCGTGCGCTTCGCCGGGTGCAACCTCTGGTCAGGCCGCGAGGAGGATCGGGCGGACGCTGCCTGCACCTTCTGCGACACCGATTTCGTCGGCATGGATGGCACGCTGGGCGGCCGCTATCGCGATGCCGCGTCGGTGGCGGGGCAGGCGGCGGATTTGTGGGGCGAGGGTGGCCCGACCGGAGGAAAGCGCTTCGTCGTGCTGACCGGCGGCGAACCGCTGCTGCAGGTGGATGATCCGCTGATCGCCGCGCTGAAGGGCGAGGGTTTCGAGATCGCGGTCGAGACCAACGGCACGATCGCGGCGCCAGCCGGGCTGGACTGGATCTGCGTCAGCCCCAAGGCGGGCAATGCGGTGGTGCAACGATCGGGCGACGAACTGAAGATGGTGTGGCCGCAATCGGGGCTCGACCCGGCCGCGATGGAAGGCTGGGCGTTCGATCACCATCTCGTCCAGCCGCTCGACGGGCCCGATCGCGATGCCGCGTCCGACGCGTGCATCGCATTCGTGCTGGCCCGTCCGCGCTGGCGGCTGTCGGTGCAGACGCACAAGATGCTGGGCCTGCGCTAG